A region from the Tigriopus californicus strain San Diego chromosome 9, Tcal_SD_v2.1, whole genome shotgun sequence genome encodes:
- the LOC131886941 gene encoding glycerophosphocholine cholinephosphodiesterase ENPP6-like has translation MKIFVSQVLALLFPLITQISTNPQSVTDGQDPYSDRNRPDDKLLVVVIDGFRWDYISRFTRRSRQGFPGFEEFIRGGVQSEYLKSVFPAESFPSWQTISTGLYPENHGILANQFYDTTARGPNQAKFFNHIDERMTGDVRWWHDPEPIWATAQKQGKDFVTFLWSRCDVKWDDVNPITPKVCENVYHKDNSKTLHINLDMALMEFQMGRSAALIYEDSLGKAAESFGPLSKNVEMQLRALDKSIQNFLVRLREVRMDQIVNVVILSDHGMTYGSNPIPMHHPPSFPFNTVEVRQIRMSYILKSVQRLIKVTVGSGAYMQIYPRQERFIPEIVEALRAELDGKGVDVYTRDEIPDHLHWRDNVNTPPILILARPGVILLRAGGNLQRPASSLQLNGGGYDSARITEQTQQGVSGYDPEETDMRGVFMARGPGFHADGHTYAPIELVDVYQMFCFLLNIDPQSNDGVWDRIRAMLRNSSAPTNANWSILLAALWILLKM, from the exons ATGAAAATCTTCGTTTCTCAGGTTCTCGCCCTCTTGTTTCCCTTGATCACTCAAATCTCGACAAATCCACAATCAGTCACTGATGGACAGGATCCATACTCGGACCGAAATAGACCCGATGATAAACTACTTGTGGTGGTTATAGATGG ATTTAGATGGGATTACATCAGTCGGTTCACTCGGCGGAGTCGACAGGGCTTCCCGGGATTCGAAGAGTTCATTCGGGGCGGCGTTCAAAGCGAGTATCTCAAATCAGTGTTCCCTGCTGAATCGTTCCCATCTTGGCAAACCATCAGCACGGGCCTGTATCCGGAGAACCATGGGATTCTGGCCAACCAATTCTATGATACCACGGCTCGAGGTCCCAACCAAGCGAAGTTCTTCAATCACATTGATGAGCGAATGACTGGCGATGTAAGATGGTGGCACGATCCAGAGCCGATTTGGGCGACCGCACAAAAACAAGGGAAAGACTTTGTCACATTCCTTTGGAGCAG ATGTGATGTCAAGTGGGATGATGTAAACCCAATCACGCCAAAGGTGTGTGAAAACGTTTACCACAAGGACAACTCTAAAACCCTTCACATCAATCTGGACATGGCTCTCATGGAGTTTCAAATGGGACGATCGGCAGCGTTG ATTTACGAAGATAGCTTGGGAAAAGCGGCAGAATCCTTCGGACCTTTGTCGAAAAATGTCGAAATGCAACTAAGGGCTCTTGACAAGAGTATTCAGAATTTCCTCGTCCGACTCCGAGAAGTGAGAATGGATCAGATC GTAAACGTGGTCATCTTGTCCGACCATGGGATGACCTACGGGTCTAACCCAATCCCGATGCATCATCCCCCCTCGTTCCCATTCAATACCGTAGAAGTGCGGCAAATTCGAATGAGCTACATCTTAAAATCAGTTCAACGCCTCATAAAAGTGACAGTGGGATCCGGGGCCTACATGCAGATCTATCCTAGGCAGGAGCGCTTCATTCCCGAGATCGTCGAGGCTCTCAGGGCCGAGTTGGATGGCAAGGGTGTGGATGTATACACACGTGACGAGATTCCGGATCATCTCCATTGGAGGGATAACGTGAACACCCCGCCCATTTTGATCTTGGCCAGACCGGGCGTGATTCTCTTACGAGCCGGCGGAAATCTTCAACGCCCCGCCTCCAGCCTTCAGTTGAACGGAGGTGGCTATGATTCCGCCCGCATCACGGAGCAAACGCAACAGGGCGTGTCTGGTTACGATCCAGAGGAAACAGACATGCGCGGCGTTTTCATGGCCAGAGGACCAG GTTTCCATGCAGACGGTCACACTTACGCTCCAATTGAGTTGGTGGATGTTTATCAGATGTTCTGCTTCTTGCTGAATATCGATCCTCAGTCCAACGATGGCGTGTGGGATCGGATTCGTGCAATGCTCAGAAATTCTTCCGCTCCAACCAATGCCAACTGGTCCATTTTACTCGCTGCTCTTTGGATACTTCTGAAGATGTGA